One Octopus sinensis linkage group LG11, ASM634580v1, whole genome shotgun sequence genomic window carries:
- the LOC115217427 gene encoding alpha-ketoglutarate-dependent dioxygenase alkB homolog 6 produces the protein MDLEDYRVIKAPPTIIYVPNFITKENEEYLLKNIYSAPKPKWTQLSHRRLQNWGGLPHPKGMVIESLPQWLQPSINEVEKLKIFEDKKPNHVLVNEYQIGQGIMPHEDGPLFYPTVATISLSSPILLDFYHHMNSSTENNAENSESDTSLQERHFLSLLLEPRSLIIVKDSMYTNHLHGISERAEDIITDKISNLDKCSDVKVGDVLRRTSRLSLTIRHVPKVIKAKFFLK, from the exons ATGGATTTGGAGGATTATCGGGTGATTAAG gCTCCACCAACTATAATTTATGTACCTAACTTcatcacaaaagaaaatgaagaatatttattaaaaaatatatattccgcACCAAAACCAAAATGGACGCAGCTCTCTCATCGGAGACTGCAAAATTGGG GAGGTCTTCCACATCCAAAAGGCATGGTCATTGAATCTTTACCACAG TGGCTCCAACCGAGTATAAATGAAgtggaaaaattaaaaatttttgaagACAAGAAACCTAACCATGTCCTTGTTAATGAATACCAAATTGGGCAAGGAATAATG CCTCACGAGGATGGGCCACTGTTTTACCCAACTGTTGCTACCATCAGCTTAAGTTCACCTATTCTTTTGGATTTCTATCACCATATGAACAGTTCAACggaaaataatgcagaaaatagTGAG tCTGATACATCTCTGCAAGAAAGACATTTCCTAAGCCTCCTATTGGAACCTCGCAGTTTAATAATCGTTAAAGATTCTATGTACACAAATCATCTTCATGGTATCTCAGAACGTGCAGAAGATATTATCACGGACAAAATAAGTAATCTTGATAAATGCTCAGACGTTAAAGTGGGCGATGTGCTAAGGCGAACCAGTCGATTATCCTTGACTATTAGACATGTGCCAAAAGTTATCAAGGCTAAATTTTTCCTGAAGTAA